Proteins found in one bacterium genomic segment:
- a CDS encoding efflux RND transporter periplasmic adaptor subunit yields MPQWDKRALAHNFPHMKKSLRFTSFGLVVVIILGIIGFRMMHRDDPASAKRQQPVPAVRTATPSITTLTSTLEYTGNMMAIQQAGVYSKVTGNLEAVYVNIGQTVRQGQLLAMIDTTLLAQQYAQASATYQNTRLQFQRVQDLFSKDLGPKQDVDNAQAAMSVAQANANSAATQLSYARVTAPFTGIITQRFLDPGAVVTANNATLFTLMDLDSMRVFINVLERDIPAVTPGRKASTTVDAYPGKPFDGVVTRSSQALDPSTRTMMVEIDVPNRDHTLKAGMFSRVILVIGERPNALTVPTQAVLGDSSGHWVFTVAENNVARRIPVQTGIEQNNRTEITTGLTGQERIIVVGQQYVKDGAPVNVQS; encoded by the coding sequence ATGCCCCAATGGGATAAAAGGGCATTAGCACACAACTTTCCACACATGAAGAAAAGCCTAAGATTCACATCGTTCGGGCTCGTCGTAGTGATCATCCTGGGGATCATTGGATTTCGCATGATGCATCGTGACGACCCGGCCAGTGCAAAGAGGCAGCAGCCTGTGCCTGCCGTCCGAACAGCAACGCCGTCCATAACCACGCTGACAAGCACATTGGAGTATACAGGAAACATGATGGCGATTCAGCAGGCAGGCGTGTACTCCAAAGTGACCGGCAATCTCGAAGCCGTGTATGTCAATATTGGCCAGACCGTGCGGCAGGGGCAATTGCTCGCCATGATCGACACCACTCTGCTGGCACAACAATATGCTCAGGCATCCGCGACGTATCAGAATACCAGGCTTCAGTTCCAGCGCGTACAGGATCTGTTCTCGAAAGACCTTGGCCCCAAGCAGGATGTGGATAATGCACAGGCTGCCATGTCCGTAGCCCAGGCAAACGCCAACAGCGCCGCCACACAACTGAGCTATGCCCGCGTCACAGCGCCTTTCACAGGCATCATCACGCAGAGATTTCTCGATCCGGGCGCTGTAGTGACCGCTAACAACGCCACGCTGTTTACCTTGATGGACCTCGATTCCATGCGAGTGTTCATCAATGTATTGGAGAGAGATATTCCCGCGGTCACGCCGGGAAGGAAGGCTTCCACCACGGTGGACGCTTATCCGGGCAAGCCGTTCGACGGCGTGGTTACGCGCAGCAGTCAGGCCCTTGACCCATCCACGCGGACGATGATGGTGGAAATTGACGTGCCGAACCGGGACCACACATTGAAAGCGGGAATGTTTTCCCGGGTGATCCTGGTAATCGGCGAGCGCCCGAATGCTTTGACCGTTCCGACTCAGGCCGTGCTGGGCGATTCATCCGGGCACTGGGTGTTCACGGTCGCCGAGAACAATGTCGCGCGGCGGATTCCGGTCCAGACCGGCATCGAGCAGAACAATCGCACGGAGATTACGACCGGGTTGACCGGTCAGGAAAGAATTATTGTGGTCGGGCAGCAGTATGTCAAAGATGGCGCTCCGGTCAACGTTCAATCGTAA
- a CDS encoding beta-propeller fold lactonase family protein: protein MSKWTVLCALLVSLPVLAFAQAVDRTGDLIIDHARDMQVVTPRAAGSLDETWAHMDPGVAPEGDYIGGSAFTPDGSRMLLCNRMTDNITIFDWQSMQPLANVSVGRYPAAVAATNNIAVVACAFGNKVYFIDLNDYSVLDSLDAAEQPWVVHISPDSHYVYVACDIPNVCEVYDLTTRQHVRSIQNFPISLTTFSFNSASGRSDAVFTDFVITPDGAHLIASRCDSVLLFINSATGEVDDSILGIRHCAVLGLSGDSTKLIAVSPITPPVAYQIDMATRTILDSVSFSGTTMLMTYQVGVNQDGSKCYLGISDNQSAIVRFATHDFVTLNACYTAFWIGTTPDHRYAISGQFNFCMVDFETESVVSHLTGHGQYHGVVAPSGNRVVAYDPFNYEGPYFYDVTTPSNAQYLGKTPSGLFPEGDAPRFAAIAPDGSKAVCSNFLSNNLSIMNLSTQQTEAVVDAGDTPWEVAITPDSRYAVLCGFNTNSVQIVDLASDSVVADVPAGGRPAVVSISPNGDFAYVGNVLGNTVSVIALDGASSAEVTQIPCGEIGAVWASYGVSSDVEVSPSGRWVLVAASFDDFVHVIDTETNSEVALLAVGDFPLNIAFCGDDSLAVVTNYFGNSVSCLHIDGAASSVTGTYAVGNGPLRLAYDPATDQVGIGLYTAMQVKKINPHTGATMATHNFAQYGNVAGVAYDALGNEVVLTAGSGNVASQLHRGIDHTELPATPASFTLGTTGQLAAVAMPGPDFVTLVDYGTPNAAHARTISPALSFAISAAYPNPFNPAVTVRYTLPKDASVALRAFDALGREAATLFEGRQGSGEHQIVWDAHGLPSGPYWIRLEASGAGAVRKVVLLK from the coding sequence ATGAGCAAATGGACAGTGCTTTGCGCGTTGCTGGTGTCCCTCCCCGTTCTGGCCTTTGCCCAGGCCGTGGATCGCACTGGAGACCTGATCATCGACCACGCGCGTGACATGCAGGTTGTCACGCCGCGCGCCGCCGGATCACTGGATGAAACCTGGGCACACATGGACCCGGGTGTTGCGCCGGAAGGGGACTATATCGGCGGCTCCGCCTTCACCCCCGATGGCAGCCGCATGCTGCTCTGCAACCGGATGACGGACAATATCACGATCTTCGACTGGCAGAGCATGCAGCCGCTGGCCAATGTCTCCGTCGGACGCTATCCGGCAGCCGTCGCGGCTACCAACAACATCGCCGTGGTCGCCTGCGCCTTCGGCAACAAGGTCTACTTCATTGATCTGAACGACTACTCGGTGCTGGATTCCCTCGATGCCGCCGAGCAGCCGTGGGTCGTGCACATCAGCCCCGACAGCCACTATGTCTACGTGGCCTGTGACATTCCCAATGTCTGCGAAGTGTATGATTTGACCACGCGGCAGCACGTGCGTTCCATTCAGAACTTTCCCATCTCGCTGACCACCTTTTCCTTTAACAGCGCCAGCGGACGCAGTGACGCAGTCTTTACGGATTTCGTCATCACGCCCGATGGCGCTCATCTCATTGCCAGCCGGTGCGACAGTGTGCTGCTCTTCATCAACTCCGCAACCGGCGAAGTCGATGATTCCATCCTCGGCATCCGCCATTGCGCGGTACTCGGACTTTCGGGTGACAGCACCAAGCTCATCGCCGTCAGTCCCATCACTCCACCGGTGGCCTATCAGATCGACATGGCCACGCGCACAATTCTCGACAGTGTGTCCTTCAGCGGTACGACGATGCTGATGACCTATCAGGTCGGCGTCAATCAGGACGGCTCCAAGTGCTATCTGGGTATCAGCGACAATCAGAGCGCCATTGTCCGCTTCGCCACGCATGATTTCGTTACATTGAATGCCTGCTACACCGCCTTCTGGATCGGCACCACGCCGGATCACCGGTATGCCATCAGCGGCCAGTTCAACTTCTGCATGGTGGATTTCGAGACGGAGTCCGTCGTCTCCCATCTGACCGGGCACGGCCAGTATCACGGCGTGGTTGCGCCTTCCGGTAATCGCGTGGTGGCCTATGACCCCTTTAATTATGAAGGGCCGTATTTCTACGACGTCACCACGCCGTCCAACGCGCAGTATCTGGGCAAGACTCCGTCCGGACTTTTTCCCGAAGGTGACGCTCCCCGCTTCGCCGCGATTGCACCCGACGGTTCGAAGGCCGTCTGCAGCAACTTCCTCTCGAACAATCTGTCCATCATGAACCTGTCCACTCAGCAGACCGAAGCCGTGGTGGATGCCGGTGATACTCCGTGGGAAGTGGCTATCACTCCGGATTCGCGTTATGCCGTGCTCTGCGGTTTCAACACCAACTCGGTGCAGATCGTCGATCTCGCCTCCGATAGCGTGGTTGCGGATGTTCCCGCCGGCGGACGCCCCGCAGTGGTCAGCATCTCGCCCAATGGCGATTTTGCCTATGTGGGCAATGTGCTCGGCAACACGGTATCGGTGATTGCCCTCGATGGCGCCAGCAGCGCGGAAGTCACCCAAATTCCCTGCGGCGAAATCGGCGCGGTGTGGGCCTCCTATGGCGTGAGCAGCGACGTGGAAGTCAGCCCCAGCGGACGCTGGGTACTCGTTGCGGCGTCCTTCGACGACTTCGTGCACGTGATCGACACCGAGACCAATTCCGAAGTCGCGCTGCTGGCCGTCGGTGACTTCCCGCTGAATATCGCCTTCTGCGGCGATGACAGCCTTGCTGTGGTGACCAACTACTTCGGCAATTCCGTTTCGTGTCTCCATATTGACGGCGCAGCTTCTTCAGTCACCGGCACCTATGCGGTGGGCAACGGTCCGCTGCGCCTTGCCTACGACCCGGCAACCGATCAGGTAGGCATCGGGCTCTATACGGCGATGCAGGTGAAGAAGATCAACCCGCACACCGGCGCGACGATGGCAACGCACAACTTCGCGCAATACGGCAACGTCGCGGGCGTCGCCTACGATGCTCTCGGCAACGAAGTCGTGCTCACGGCAGGAAGCGGCAACGTTGCCTCGCAGCTTCACCGTGGCATCGATCATACGGAATTGCCCGCGACTCCTGCCTCCTTTACCTTGGGAACCACCGGACAACTGGCCGCCGTAGCCATGCCCGGGCCGGATTTTGTCACACTGGTCGATTACGGCACGCCGAATGCGGCACATGCACGCACCATATCTCCCGCATTGAGTTTCGCCATCAGCGCCGCATATCCGAATCCCTTCAATCCCGCAGTGACGGTTCGTTATACCCTGCCCAAGGATGCATCGGTTGCCCTGCGCGCCTTTGACGCATTGGGGCGAGAGGCAGCCACGCTGTTTGAAGGTCGCCAAGGGTCCGGCGAGCATCAGATCGTCTGGGACGCGCACGGCCTGCCCAGCGGTCCGTACTGGATCCGCCTCGAAGCCTCCGGTGCAGGAGCCGTCCGCAAAGTCGTGCTTCTCAAGTAA
- a CDS encoding transglutaminase domain-containing protein — MKTLTAFCILLLAAAAFATDGLDSLLNVQRIRAGARGPLIFNLLDQPESGITAEEKADLRFLIAYLPLADLAAMDGQALLDNVRLARQARREFPWGSQIDDNLFRSFVLPHRVSQEPYVTGWRDQFLYELQPRLKNMSMTQAALEVNHWCHEKVTYKPSDSRDQDPLTTIRAGLGRCEEEMIFAIDALRSVGIPARQCYTPFWAHTDDNHAWTEVWADGKWHYFGACEPEPVLDKGWFSDAAARAMLVVSTSYGDYRGTEPVLRRYGRSTLINSTAVYGTTRDLLVTVLDQTGKPVSGAKVIFNLYNYGSLMPAMALETGADGTVTLACGLGDWFVSAGKDDVAALLHVKGSESHVTLKLDKLENLRTLTQALYTPPPEMPAKNLAQQDSLFKCRLTTEDSLRESFWRVWSLELGNIMGHANQTAPLQLKPDSAWVTEFATAHKIDAKKLLDIFRNARGNWGVLFRFLIGQYPMTDISLHTGTELPDMDARLALLDNLTEKDLRDFNLDVLSDHYERNSVEMPLSGPGVWETISSLDSADRQRYEEYVMAPRIDQEPAVPWRGAVYRFFKTHLDLLPSARHDEKLIGWIKQSIVLDNEKDRLGPPLTPWQTLEVLRGSQGDIERLYIGLCRVRGIPARFNSVTGRLERWENNAWTVVDLKLKAKGKSKPVSTGSLVIEAAADTTVQNAQYFKDWGVGKWETDHLAEQDFGYHEPFNKLQWPQDLPAGLYCLSSGVRSKDGSAPVTFRWFDMAAGKQTKIALEFNRTVRDPNMLIKVDQ, encoded by the coding sequence ATGAAGACTCTTACAGCGTTTTGTATCCTGCTCCTTGCCGCCGCGGCTTTTGCCACTGACGGCCTGGATTCCCTGCTCAATGTGCAGCGCATTCGCGCCGGCGCGCGCGGGCCGCTCATCTTCAATCTGCTCGACCAGCCCGAGAGCGGTATCACTGCTGAAGAAAAGGCTGATCTGCGTTTTCTGATTGCCTATCTGCCGCTGGCCGATCTGGCCGCGATGGATGGGCAGGCGCTGCTCGATAACGTGCGCCTCGCCCGCCAGGCCCGCCGGGAATTTCCCTGGGGCTCGCAGATTGACGATAATCTGTTCCGCAGTTTCGTGCTCCCCCACCGCGTCTCGCAGGAACCCTACGTCACCGGATGGCGCGATCAGTTCCTCTATGAACTCCAGCCCCGGCTGAAGAACATGAGCATGACGCAGGCTGCGCTGGAAGTCAATCACTGGTGCCATGAAAAGGTCACCTACAAGCCCTCCGATTCCCGTGATCAGGATCCTCTGACCACCATCCGTGCCGGCCTTGGCCGCTGTGAAGAAGAGATGATCTTCGCCATCGATGCGTTGCGCTCGGTGGGAATCCCCGCGCGCCAGTGCTATACTCCCTTCTGGGCGCACACCGATGACAATCATGCGTGGACTGAAGTCTGGGCCGACGGCAAATGGCACTACTTCGGCGCCTGTGAACCTGAACCCGTGCTCGACAAAGGCTGGTTCAGTGACGCCGCCGCCCGCGCGATGCTGGTGGTTAGCACGTCTTACGGCGATTATCGCGGCACCGAGCCCGTACTCCGCCGCTATGGCCGCTCCACGCTCATCAACTCCACCGCCGTTTACGGCACGACGCGTGACCTGCTGGTCACCGTGCTCGACCAAACCGGCAAGCCCGTGTCCGGCGCTAAAGTCATTTTCAATCTCTACAACTACGGCAGCCTGATGCCCGCCATGGCTCTTGAAACCGGCGCCGATGGCACCGTCACCCTTGCCTGCGGTCTCGGTGACTGGTTTGTCAGCGCGGGAAAAGATGACGTTGCCGCGCTGCTGCATGTCAAGGGCTCCGAATCCCATGTCACGCTGAAGCTCGACAAGCTCGAAAATCTGCGTACCCTCACCCAGGCGCTGTACACTCCTCCGCCCGAAATGCCCGCCAAGAATCTTGCCCAACAGGACAGCCTGTTCAAGTGCCGCCTGACCACCGAAGACAGTCTACGCGAGAGCTTCTGGCGCGTCTGGTCCCTCGAACTGGGCAACATCATGGGGCATGCCAATCAGACGGCTCCCTTGCAGCTCAAGCCCGACTCCGCATGGGTCACCGAATTTGCCACAGCGCATAAGATCGATGCAAAAAAGTTGCTCGACATTTTCCGCAACGCGCGCGGCAACTGGGGCGTGCTCTTCCGTTTCCTCATCGGCCAGTATCCCATGACAGACATCAGTCTGCACACCGGCACGGAGCTGCCGGACATGGATGCGCGCCTTGCCCTGCTTGACAATCTGACCGAAAAAGACCTTCGCGATTTCAATCTCGACGTACTCAGCGATCATTACGAGCGCAATTCCGTCGAGATGCCGCTTTCCGGCCCGGGAGTCTGGGAGACCATCTCATCTCTGGATAGTGCCGACCGTCAGCGGTACGAAGAATACGTCATGGCCCCCCGCATCGATCAGGAGCCTGCCGTTCCGTGGCGCGGCGCGGTCTACCGCTTCTTCAAGACGCATCTCGACCTGCTGCCTTCCGCCCGTCACGATGAAAAGCTCATCGGCTGGATCAAGCAGAGTATCGTGCTCGACAATGAGAAGGACCGTCTCGGCCCGCCGCTTACGCCGTGGCAGACCCTTGAGGTGCTGCGCGGTTCGCAAGGCGACATCGAGCGGCTCTACATCGGTTTATGCCGCGTGCGTGGCATTCCCGCCCGCTTCAATTCGGTCACAGGCCGCCTCGAGCGCTGGGAGAACAACGCATGGACTGTGGTCGACCTCAAGCTCAAAGCCAAAGGCAAATCCAAACCCGTCAGCACCGGCTCGCTTGTCATCGAAGCGGCGGCGGATACCACCGTGCAGAACGCCCAATACTTCAAGGATTGGGGCGTCGGCAAGTGGGAAACCGATCATCTGGCCGAGCAGGATTTCGGCTATCATGAGCCGTTTAATAAACTCCAATGGCCGCAGGACCTGCCCGCCGGGCTTTACTGTCTGAGTTCCGGTGTCCGCAGCAAAGACGGCTCCGCTCCGGTTACCTTCCGCTGGTTCGATATGGCCGCCGGAAAACAGACAAAGATTGCGCTCGAATTTAACCGCACCGTGCGGGATCCGAATATGCTGATCAAGGTAGACCAGTAA
- a CDS encoding C1 family peptidase, producing the protein MFRFGVSLMFAGLLAVTAFCAEPATGLSQDQLQELIKSVQMDAATRAATNAVTNNDMRDLVMNRDVLMTNDDIFSFKLPTKGMTDQESSGRCWMFAGLNLMRQNVAKKFKLDEFELSQSYLAFWDKLEKANVFLEFIIDTRQRDLLDREVDKMLEEPVGDGGYWGYVINLVQKYGVVPKQFMSESHSSANTDRLSGLITKLMVRDASTLRKMSAQGKSVADLREEKMNMLKDVTRILVINYGVPPTKFEWRTTDDSTHVVSDPVTYTPQEFYKQVIGVDLSDYVCLGNYPDHPYGKNYSINLTRSMADKSDITFINIPNDQMKSLALKALTDSNRVWFGCDMGPDVSGKKGLMIKGLYNYEELLGVKLDLPKAERLDYRISSNNHAMVLVGVDVVNGKPRKWRVENSWGKDRGDGGFFTMSDEWFDEYVLNVVVPKRYLPADIVALTQQKPTPLPVWDPSWRSLQW; encoded by the coding sequence ATGTTCCGTTTTGGCGTTTCCCTTATGTTTGCCGGTCTGCTTGCCGTCACGGCCTTTTGCGCGGAGCCGGCCACTGGCCTTTCTCAGGATCAGCTTCAGGAGTTGATCAAGTCCGTGCAAATGGACGCGGCCACCCGCGCCGCCACCAATGCCGTCACCAATAATGACATGCGCGATCTGGTGATGAACCGCGATGTTCTTATGACCAATGACGACATTTTCTCGTTTAAGCTTCCCACCAAAGGCATGACCGATCAGGAGAGTTCCGGCCGCTGCTGGATGTTCGCCGGTCTGAACCTGATGCGCCAGAACGTCGCCAAAAAATTCAAACTCGATGAATTCGAACTCTCCCAGAGCTATCTTGCCTTCTGGGATAAACTCGAAAAGGCCAACGTCTTCCTCGAATTTATCATCGACACCCGCCAGCGCGATCTCTTGGACCGCGAAGTGGACAAGATGCTCGAAGAGCCCGTGGGCGACGGCGGCTATTGGGGCTATGTCATTAACCTTGTCCAGAAATACGGCGTGGTTCCCAAGCAGTTTATGTCCGAGTCCCACAGTTCCGCCAATACCGACCGCCTGAGTGGCCTGATTACCAAGCTGATGGTGCGCGATGCATCCACGCTGCGCAAGATGAGCGCGCAGGGTAAGTCTGTTGCCGATTTACGTGAAGAAAAGATGAACATGCTCAAGGATGTCACCCGCATCCTCGTCATCAATTACGGCGTGCCGCCCACAAAGTTCGAATGGCGCACCACCGATGACAGCACCCACGTGGTCAGCGATCCCGTCACGTACACTCCGCAGGAGTTCTACAAGCAGGTCATCGGCGTCGATCTTTCCGACTATGTCTGCCTCGGCAACTATCCCGATCATCCCTACGGCAAAAACTACTCGATCAATCTCACGCGCTCCATGGCCGACAAATCGGACATCACCTTCATCAACATCCCCAATGATCAGATGAAGAGCCTTGCCCTCAAAGCTCTGACCGACAGCAATCGCGTCTGGTTCGGCTGTGATATGGGACCGGATGTCAGCGGCAAGAAGGGTCTGATGATCAAGGGCCTCTACAACTATGAAGAACTTCTCGGCGTGAAACTGGATCTGCCGAAGGCAGAGCGCCTTGACTATCGCATCAGTTCCAACAATCACGCGATGGTGCTCGTGGGCGTCGATGTGGTCAATGGCAAGCCGCGCAAATGGCGTGTCGAAAACAGTTGGGGCAAAGATCGCGGCGACGGCGGTTTCTTCACCATGTCCGATGAGTGGTTCGATGAGTACGTCCTGAACGTCGTCGTCCCCAAGCGCTATCTCCCCGCCGACATCGTCGCCCTGACCCAGCAGAAGCCCACCCCCCTCCCCGTCTGGGATCCCTCGTGGCGCTCTCTGCAGTGGTAA
- a CDS encoding plastocyanin/azurin family copper-binding protein — MNRLLNSAKIGRHLAIGVGILAVVLAMSCKENKSNPAQAPGGDGTPPANEIWMQNMAFTPASLTVNAGTTVRWVNKDGITHTVTSGIPGNPDGAFNSGNVAAGDTFRFTFTSSRTTYHYFCQIHPVQMQGTVAVQ, encoded by the coding sequence ATGAATAGACTACTCAATTCAGCGAAGATCGGGCGCCATTTGGCCATTGGGGTGGGAATTCTGGCTGTGGTGTTGGCGATGAGCTGCAAGGAGAACAAGTCAAACCCCGCACAGGCACCGGGAGGAGATGGCACACCGCCGGCCAATGAAATCTGGATGCAGAATATGGCGTTCACCCCGGCCAGCCTGACGGTGAATGCCGGGACAACGGTGAGGTGGGTGAACAAGGACGGCATCACGCACACGGTGACGAGCGGGATTCCGGGTAACCCGGATGGAGCGTTCAACAGTGGGAACGTTGCCGCCGGAGACACGTTTCGTTTCACGTTCACCTCGTCGCGGACAACGTACCACTATTTCTGCCAGATACATCCGGTGCAGATGCAGGGGACGGTGGCGGTGCAGTAG
- a CDS encoding DUF488 domain-containing protein — protein MIFSIGHSNRSLEEFIPMLWMNEITCLVDVRTMPRSEYNPLYNKDVLPEPLAEASIAYIHMPQLGGLRKPRPDSINQGWRHAGFRGYADYMLTPKFEAALQPLINLAGQERIVLMCAEALPWRCHRSLLADALTVRGIPVEHIMSQTSHKLHFLTSFAHAHGTTLTYPAL, from the coding sequence GTGATTTTTTCCATCGGCCATTCCAACCGCAGCTTGGAAGAGTTCATTCCCATGCTCTGGATGAATGAAATTACCTGCCTCGTGGATGTGCGCACCATGCCGCGCTCCGAGTACAATCCCCTCTACAACAAGGACGTGCTGCCTGAACCTCTCGCTGAAGCCAGCATCGCCTACATCCACATGCCGCAGCTCGGCGGCCTGCGCAAACCGCGTCCGGATTCGATTAACCAGGGCTGGCGGCACGCCGGTTTCCGCGGCTATGCCGATTACATGCTGACTCCCAAGTTCGAAGCCGCTCTCCAGCCGCTGATCAACTTGGCCGGCCAGGAGCGCATTGTACTCATGTGCGCCGAAGCCCTCCCCTGGCGCTGCCACCGTTCCCTGCTTGCCGATGCGCTGACGGTGCGCGGCATCCCCGTCGAGCACATCATGAGCCAAACCAGCCACAAACTCCACTTCCTGACCTCCTTCGCCCACGCCCACGGCACCACCCTAACCTACCCCGCACTGTAG
- a CDS encoding M6 family metalloprotease domain-containing protein has protein sequence MKFSAASLCALLLVLSSSSLLAMPPHPDLLARIERREIAAPYYLQHFDELHSAGVDAASPVRTIDLLRRRALDENINILVILVDFSDHVAQVQPVYFDSLIYGNHTGTLDNYYQQVSYGNLSLVTVNMPSALGWQRAPQTYAYYVDNQNGQGSYPQNAQRLTEDCIQLVDSFVDFSQYDNDGDGYVDALFILHSGPGAEFTGHNTDIWSHAWATPTAQHVDGVIAQRYSMEPEYWQRANDMTCGVFAHEMGHAVFGLPDLYDTGYHSAGLGRWSLMAGGSWNGTNGNSPAAPDAWCRIRMGFVSPSVVTGNLINASIPNIETSPVIYRLWPTSAQTNEYFLVENRQQRGYDLRLPGNGLLIYHIDETANGNDNPWYPGHTGSGHYEVALQQADGLFELDRNQGQGDSGDPYPSWDSASFTSSTLPSSRRYTGDLTRVAIRNISASADTMTADLAIHSGPGNVLVAQLPDAQTPAGDTASVPVVLDSTTGWSITSVELTVACDSSMSAPVAPYFDRTGALIPADWTVTETHSAGLLSLVASGATPIVGPGPLLSLTFRVDSDVAEGTAGALQFTRLLFNQGSPSPDPVSGSLTATAAHILFQPGVISFGSVRVDSTVNRTVVIRNNGTADLRVTSISINPPFVSDFSGPVTILPAHWTPVRISFTPDSALLYRDTLRVTSNAIEGMGLLSLSGTGTTLGVIDLPSAMPTQFALSQAFPNPFNPSTVMTFDVPRSARVTLTVYDILGQAIDTPLNGTMNPGHHSLQWSCPSCGSGIYLFVLSANGTRYVQKAMLIR, from the coding sequence ATGAAATTCTCCGCCGCCTCGCTGTGCGCGCTGCTGCTCGTGCTCTCCTCGTCCTCGCTTTTGGCTATGCCTCCGCATCCGGACCTTCTGGCGCGCATCGAACGCCGGGAGATCGCCGCGCCCTATTATTTACAGCACTTCGATGAGCTGCACAGTGCGGGCGTGGACGCCGCATCCCCCGTGCGCACCATCGATCTGCTCCGGCGCCGTGCCCTTGATGAGAATATCAACATCCTCGTCATCCTCGTGGATTTCAGCGATCATGTCGCTCAGGTGCAGCCCGTCTATTTCGACAGCCTGATCTACGGCAATCATACGGGAACTCTGGACAACTACTATCAGCAGGTCTCCTACGGCAATCTCTCTCTGGTCACCGTCAATATGCCCAGTGCCCTTGGCTGGCAGCGGGCTCCGCAGACCTATGCCTATTACGTAGACAATCAGAATGGTCAGGGCTCCTATCCGCAGAACGCCCAGCGCCTCACCGAAGACTGCATCCAGCTCGTTGATTCATTCGTCGATTTCTCGCAGTATGACAATGATGGCGACGGCTATGTGGATGCGCTCTTCATTCTGCATTCCGGCCCCGGCGCGGAGTTCACCGGACACAATACGGACATCTGGTCGCACGCCTGGGCAACTCCAACCGCGCAGCACGTGGACGGTGTTATTGCCCAGCGCTATTCCATGGAACCCGAGTATTGGCAGCGCGCCAACGACATGACGTGCGGTGTCTTTGCTCATGAAATGGGCCATGCCGTCTTCGGCCTGCCCGATCTGTATGATACGGGGTATCATTCCGCCGGACTTGGCAGATGGAGCCTGATGGCAGGCGGCTCGTGGAACGGCACCAACGGCAATTCTCCTGCCGCGCCCGATGCATGGTGCAGAATCCGCATGGGCTTTGTAAGTCCCTCCGTCGTCACCGGCAATTTGATCAACGCATCCATTCCCAATATCGAGACGTCCCCGGTCATCTACCGCCTCTGGCCCACCAGTGCACAGACCAACGAGTACTTTCTTGTTGAAAATCGCCAGCAGCGCGGCTATGATTTGCGGCTTCCCGGCAATGGTCTGCTCATCTATCATATCGACGAGACCGCCAACGGCAATGATAATCCGTGGTACCCCGGTCACACCGGCAGTGGCCATTATGAAGTGGCTCTTCAGCAAGCCGACGGTCTGTTCGAACTGGATCGCAATCAGGGCCAGGGAGACTCCGGTGATCCTTACCCCAGTTGGGACAGCGCCTCCTTCACCAGCAGCACCCTACCCAGCAGCCGCCGCTATACCGGAGACCTCACCCGCGTTGCCATTCGTAACATCAGCGCCTCCGCCGATACCATGACCGCCGACCTCGCCATACACAGTGGTCCCGGCAATGTACTGGTCGCGCAGTTGCCCGATGCCCAGACCCCTGCGGGCGATACCGCGTCTGTGCCGGTGGTCCTCGACAGCACCACCGGCTGGAGCATCACCTCCGTCGAGTTGACCGTAGCCTGTGACTCCTCCATGTCCGCCCCTGTCGCCCCTTACTTTGACCGTACCGGCGCTCTGATCCCCGCCGACTGGACCGTCACCGAGACGCACTCCGCAGGATTGCTTTCTCTGGTCGCCTCGGGCGCAACTCCCATCGTTGGTCCCGGCCCCCTGCTCTCGCTGACATTCCGTGTGGACTCCGATGTTGCCGAAGGCACTGCCGGAGCGCTGCAATTCACCCGCCTCCTATTCAATCAGGGATCTCCGTCGCCTGACCCTGTCAGCGGTTCCCTCACGGCTACAGCGGCCCACATTCTCTTTCAGCCGGGCGTCATCTCTTTCGGTTCGGTCAGGGTTGACAGCACGGTCAATCGCACGGTCGTCATTCGCAACAACGGGACGGCCGATCTGCGGGTAACGTCTATCTCTATCAATCCGCCTTTCGTTTCCGACTTTTCCGGTCCCGTAACCATTCTCCCCGCCCACTGGACTCCCGTGCGGATCAGTTTTACGCCAGACAGTGCCCTGCTCTATCGGGATACGCTGCGCGTCACCAGCAACGCCATCGAAGGCATGGGCCTTCTTTCCCTCAGCGGAACCGGAACAACTCTCGGCGTCATCGATCTGCCCTCGGCCATGCCTACGCAGTTTGCCCTGTCGCAAGCCTTTCCCAATCCCTTTAATCCTTCTACGGTCATGACGTTTGACGTCCCGCGCAGTGCGCGTGTCACGCTCACCGTCTATGACATTCTCGGTCAGGCCATCGACACTCCGCTGAACGGTACAATGAACCCAGGACACCATAGCCTGCAATGGTCTTGTCCGTCCTGTGGCAGCGGTATCTACCTGTTTGTGCTGTCTGCCAATGGAACACGCTATGTTCAAAAGGCTATGCTGATTCGATAG